In one Nitrososphaera viennensis EN76 genomic region, the following are encoded:
- a CDS encoding redoxin domain-containing protein: MRISFRPPISKGIALIAVGAVLLLVFPSLFSIGGGAALAQSLKPAPAYQATTLDGKQVSLEDLRGQVVVLNVWATWCVPCRTEMPGLEALQQDFAGSDFKVVGVSIDDAGADDRINSFLKSKGITYTIWRDPSDRFASTFRTIGVPESFLISKDGYVLHQWKGAFDPMSEDTRSRVQAALTMSSIVVGKDGKPAPAGGAAAAIEAPTVSAGVAFSAGLLSFLSPCVLPLIPSYAAFITGMSMDQLTGNARSENASSSSQQTRTARNTIIARGGLFVLGFSIVFVALGATISTFGFFFGDYAVWIGRIGGIMLMVFGLHLLGLLRIPGVEKEYLKMRFSKKPVGHAGAFLVGMGFGAGWTPCIGPILASILTLAATTSSVTQGTALLAIYSAGLAIPFMVSTVALDRFLRAFQKFRKWIPWVNRTSGILLIALGILLVTGSLALLSGTFGGLEVVVPGT; the protein is encoded by the coding sequence ATGAGAATATCGTTCAGGCCGCCGATATCAAAGGGAATCGCCCTCATTGCAGTGGGCGCAGTCCTGCTCCTTGTCTTTCCAAGCCTTTTTTCAATTGGCGGAGGCGCCGCGCTTGCCCAGAGTCTGAAGCCCGCCCCCGCGTACCAGGCAACAACGCTTGACGGAAAGCAGGTGTCGCTGGAAGACTTGCGCGGACAGGTAGTCGTCCTTAACGTCTGGGCGACCTGGTGTGTCCCCTGCAGGACAGAGATGCCCGGGCTGGAGGCGCTGCAGCAGGACTTTGCCGGCTCTGATTTCAAGGTGGTTGGAGTCAGCATCGATGATGCCGGCGCCGACGACAGGATAAACAGCTTTCTAAAGTCAAAGGGGATAACCTATACCATCTGGCGTGACCCGAGCGACCGGTTTGCGTCCACCTTCCGGACAATCGGGGTCCCGGAGTCGTTCCTGATAAGCAAGGACGGCTATGTGCTGCACCAGTGGAAGGGCGCGTTTGACCCGATGTCTGAAGACACCCGATCCCGGGTGCAGGCCGCGCTGACCATGAGCAGCATCGTTGTCGGCAAAGACGGCAAGCCCGCCCCGGCAGGAGGCGCTGCTGCCGCAATCGAAGCCCCAACTGTAAGCGCCGGCGTGGCCTTTTCTGCAGGACTCTTGAGCTTTCTCTCGCCCTGCGTCCTGCCGCTCATCCCAAGCTACGCGGCATTCATCACCGGGATGAGCATGGACCAGCTGACCGGAAACGCGCGCTCTGAAAATGCTTCGTCATCCAGCCAGCAAACCCGCACTGCGCGCAACACCATAATCGCCCGCGGCGGACTCTTTGTGCTCGGGTTCTCCATAGTTTTCGTAGCACTTGGTGCCACGATATCGACTTTTGGGTTCTTTTTCGGCGATTACGCCGTCTGGATAGGCAGGATAGGGGGGATAATGCTGATGGTATTTGGCCTCCACCTCCTTGGCCTGCTGCGCATACCTGGCGTGGAGAAGGAATACCTGAAGATGCGCTTCTCCAAAAAACCGGTGGGGCACGCCGGCGCATTTCTTGTTGGGATGGGCTTTGGGGCAGGATGGACGCCGTGCATAGGCCCGATACTTGCAAGTATCCTCACACTTGCCGCTACCACAAGCTCTGTGACTCAGGGCACTGCTTTGCTTGCCATATACTCCGCCGGCCTTGCTATACCGTTCATGGTATCGACCGTAGCACTGGACAGGTTCCTCAGGGCATTTCAAAAGTTCCGCAAATGGATCCCTTGGGTCAATCGCACGAGCGGGATACTCTTGATAGCGCTTGGCATCCTGCTTGTCACGGGATCGCTTGCCCTCCTTTCAGGAACCTTTGGCGGTCTTGAAGTGGTAGTTCCCGGCACGTAA
- a CDS encoding sialidase family protein, translating to MAFFRAENGSGGNMYMQRSDDGGKTFSAPVRVNDKEGDVILSAQWSAPALAVGQNGEVYAVWYHNENPDPEKYPWGITSLRFTRSLDGGKTFEPARDPSPDDPVGERSYPYMAVSKDNHVYISYLNLDYSKEDDVSGTPTVLRVVSSADGGKTFGKSKIADKSACQCCATVATMGPDNELYISSRSTFQGTAEKITNETRTDYMGHHNDMAIIRDITVEHSTDSGMAQSFSEPSKVGNDSWFMNGCPDAGPGMAFDSKGRMHVAWFTGSETASQGQGFYYTHSDDKGATFSKPVPIHLLSEKWIPPTTQYLAVDKNDNAWITFVNSEGLKKSPTYDEDHSYVGDGSVTLAVVDRDGNILHNGAFAKGDITKHYPYTTGADGKIVISWIEGDDVKLAVIDTAA from the coding sequence GTGGCGTTTTTCAGGGCCGAAAATGGCAGCGGCGGCAACATGTACATGCAGAGGTCAGATGACGGCGGCAAGACTTTCTCTGCGCCTGTGAGGGTGAACGACAAGGAAGGCGACGTGATCCTCAGCGCCCAGTGGAGTGCCCCTGCCTTGGCAGTGGGCCAGAACGGTGAGGTCTATGCAGTCTGGTACCACAACGAGAATCCGGACCCGGAGAAATATCCGTGGGGGATAACTTCATTGCGCTTTACACGGTCGCTTGACGGCGGCAAGACCTTCGAGCCTGCCAGAGATCCATCGCCCGACGACCCCGTGGGCGAGCGATCGTACCCGTACATGGCGGTTTCAAAGGACAACCACGTCTATATCTCGTACCTGAACCTGGATTACTCCAAGGAAGACGACGTGTCTGGCACTCCGACGGTGCTGCGCGTCGTCAGTTCTGCAGACGGCGGCAAGACCTTTGGCAAAAGCAAGATTGCTGACAAATCTGCATGCCAGTGCTGCGCAACCGTTGCCACGATGGGCCCTGACAATGAATTGTACATATCGTCGCGCTCTACCTTCCAAGGTACGGCAGAAAAAATTACCAATGAAACAAGGACAGACTACATGGGCCACCACAACGACATGGCGATAATCCGTGACATAACCGTGGAACACTCTACCGACAGCGGCATGGCGCAGAGCTTTTCCGAGCCTTCAAAAGTTGGCAACGACAGCTGGTTCATGAACGGCTGCCCTGACGCCGGCCCGGGCATGGCGTTTGACAGCAAGGGGCGCATGCACGTAGCCTGGTTCACGGGGAGCGAAACCGCGTCGCAGGGTCAGGGATTCTATTACACGCACTCTGACGACAAGGGCGCCACGTTCAGCAAGCCCGTGCCGATACACCTCCTGTCAGAGAAATGGATACCGCCGACTACCCAGTACCTTGCGGTGGACAAGAACGACAACGCCTGGATAACATTCGTGAACTCTGAAGGGCTCAAGAAAAGCCCGACCTATGACGAAGACCACTCCTACGTCGGTGACGGGAGCGTAACTCTGGCCGTGGTCGACAGGGATGGCAACATACTCCATAACGGCGCGTTTGCAAAGGGGGACATAACCAAGCACTACCCGTACACGACTGGCGCCGATGGCAAGATAGTGATTTCCTGGATAGAAGGAGACGACGTAAAATTGGCCGTCATCGACACTGCCGCCTAG
- a CDS encoding alanyl-tRNA editing protein: MEGEKVAHTAEHAFVGALQKILGQTLQVRKVEHKKDGSSNTAFIVIPQLDIDTVVRAEVMVNALIEEGRQVTTRTYPSLAEARNANPTLRANEERISGGEVRVVEIAGHDVTACVKEHAGNLQECGFFLVTRLSKSGGEYEVDFAVGRHAKEAAVSLSAKMIKVCSELGANLNTVENTARKVRLEGESAFKKLKALSREKLQSITPAEESGSVRVYSGVFSGLADEALQEFAGEKVAEPGVVVVIANAGAEGAYFILARHEAINLDCNKAFREAAGADGRGGGKPHFVTGVVKKERAGEIVAKIADAALRQLG, encoded by the coding sequence ATGGAAGGAGAAAAGGTGGCGCACACGGCCGAGCACGCGTTTGTCGGCGCGCTGCAAAAGATCCTTGGCCAGACGCTGCAAGTGCGAAAGGTCGAGCACAAAAAGGACGGCAGCAGCAATACAGCATTTATAGTAATCCCGCAGCTGGATATCGACACCGTGGTCAGGGCGGAGGTCATGGTGAACGCGCTCATCGAGGAAGGGCGGCAGGTGACGACGCGCACCTATCCCTCGCTTGCAGAGGCAAGAAACGCCAACCCGACGCTTCGCGCAAACGAGGAACGCATATCCGGAGGCGAGGTGCGGGTGGTGGAGATAGCCGGCCACGATGTGACGGCGTGCGTCAAGGAGCACGCCGGCAACCTGCAAGAGTGCGGGTTCTTTCTGGTCACGCGGCTGTCAAAGAGCGGCGGCGAATACGAAGTTGACTTTGCAGTCGGCAGGCATGCAAAAGAGGCGGCAGTTTCGCTTTCTGCAAAGATGATAAAGGTGTGCAGCGAGCTGGGCGCAAACCTGAACACCGTGGAAAACACTGCAAGAAAAGTCAGGCTGGAAGGCGAGTCTGCCTTCAAGAAGCTAAAGGCATTGAGCAGGGAAAAGCTGCAGTCGATAACACCTGCTGAAGAAAGCGGCAGCGTCAGGGTCTACAGCGGGGTGTTTTCCGGCCTTGCAGACGAGGCGCTGCAGGAATTTGCGGGAGAAAAGGTAGCCGAGCCCGGCGTTGTAGTGGTGATCGCCAACGCCGGCGCCGAGGGCGCGTACTTTATCCTTGCAAGGCATGAAGCGATTAATCTTGACTGCAACAAGGCCTTCCGCGAAGCGGCAGGAGCCGACGGCCGGGGAGGCGGCAAGCCGCATTTTGTAACAGGCGTTGTAAAGAAGGAAAGGGCAGGCGAGATAGTCGCCAAGATAGCGGATGCGGCCCTGCGGCAGCTAGGCTGA
- a CDS encoding helix-turn-helix transcriptional regulator, translating into MDGSDDPAEAASLFLELASETRCAIIASVANRPAKLSTLARELGVTVQDVHRNANRLLEAGILGRKDGEFYLSEFGRAIMMQLPYFRFMERHRRFFQERTLAFLPDKFVQRMGALEKCRMVETVTVVMQELKKLETSAARQLKVMVSQAWPEEGQILIDRARGGVELRTIIGRNTVFPQNVMEEIIPAMAELTSANAIEQRMVDKVSTALYIADGQAAIMFPNAKGEVDMSAMLAGDSPAFVEWCADLFDHAWAQAGPADVKKAKIV; encoded by the coding sequence GTGGACGGTTCTGACGACCCTGCCGAGGCCGCCAGCCTGTTCCTGGAGTTAGCAAGCGAGACGCGCTGCGCCATCATCGCGTCGGTGGCAAACAGGCCTGCAAAGCTGAGCACACTTGCGAGGGAGCTTGGGGTCACCGTGCAGGATGTGCACCGGAACGCCAACAGGCTGTTGGAGGCGGGAATCCTTGGAAGAAAAGACGGCGAGTTTTACCTGAGCGAGTTTGGCCGGGCGATAATGATGCAGCTGCCTTATTTCCGGTTCATGGAAAGGCACCGCAGGTTCTTTCAGGAGCGCACGCTTGCTTTTCTGCCAGACAAGTTCGTGCAGCGGATGGGCGCCCTTGAAAAGTGCAGGATGGTCGAGACCGTGACCGTCGTGATGCAGGAGCTGAAAAAGCTAGAGACGTCGGCTGCAAGGCAGCTGAAGGTGATGGTCTCGCAGGCGTGGCCGGAAGAAGGCCAGATACTCATCGACAGGGCAAGAGGAGGCGTGGAGCTGCGGACCATCATCGGGCGCAACACCGTGTTTCCGCAGAACGTGATGGAGGAAATCATACCGGCTATGGCCGAGCTTACCTCTGCAAACGCCATCGAGCAGCGGATGGTGGACAAGGTAAGCACAGCCCTCTACATCGCAGACGGGCAGGCCGCGATAATGTTCCCAAACGCCAAGGGCGAGGTGGACATGAGCGCGATGCTGGCAGGGGACAGCCCTGCATTTGTTGAATGGTGCGCAGACCTGTTTGACCACGCGTGGGCGCAGGCCGGGCCGGCAGACGTCAAGAAGGCAAAGATCGTCTAA